GATGGAGGCCGGATCGGTCCTGAAGATTATTTCCACCGACAGCGCCGCGGAAGAGGATTTCAGGGCATGGAGCCGCAAGACCGGCAACGCCTTCCTGGAATGCACCCGGGACGGCGAACTGCTTGAGATCTACATCCGGAAAGGGGCCTGACCGGCTCAGCGTCGTTCCAGCAACTCCCTGACCGCAGGTTTTACGTAAACGCCATCCAGCGGAAAGGGGGCCAGTTCATGCACAAGGACCTCCACAGCATCGGAGGCTGACAG
This genomic interval from bacterium BMS3Abin14 contains the following:
- a CDS encoding sulfur transfer protein SirA — protein: MTGKTAFDREVDCYGLWCPMPIVKASEEMTRMEAGSVLKIISTDSAAEEDFRAWSRKTGNAFLECTRDGELLEIYIRKGA